The Raphanus sativus cultivar WK10039 chromosome 2, ASM80110v3, whole genome shotgun sequence genome includes a region encoding these proteins:
- the LOC108832568 gene encoding replication protein A 70 kDa DNA-binding subunit A-like → MAGLDFVAALKPFKSMWKIRVKVIRLWRQYSAAVGETIEMVLVDSKGDMIHGTVKKELVTQFESALRENVSKLIVNFTVTYACGSYRTTNHPYRIVFLPTTRLRPCDVLPTNLNGFKPVSYGSIMDGTQNADYLVDVIGQIVEVSHLEVLSVNGKDTQKLSLELRNQDDDRLPLVLWGKFATDVDNAIQLRRENQKVLVLRFGKIKVWKDERSVSNAYNVSDVAVNPNMDEVDEFLTLLPKDDMALAIVSPKHLASVKGVSDKDDFFIHTPKMTIAEVLTVRQVQKCIVMCTIGGIDSDMGWFYLSCKVCSKKVLTVPNDSIDDGLDEDLFKHNYFCVKCNQHNPKILPRYKIHAVVLDNTSNTKFLLFDNLALQLLQQPCIELTGPNPDEMEEPYLLPPPINNLVGKTFLFKIGIERENYLYKHEIYKVLKIISDTQMITEFVGATTPTGSDSSTAIENSLVSDAPEGSLMLLGSSSEQSVSKNRTPAKRVGALITNLEETFDQNSVTRTTCPVKIKKEKIEESG, encoded by the exons ATGGCAGGTTTGGATTTTGTTGCTGCTCTTAAGCCTTTCAAATCCATGTGGAAAATCAGGGTCAAAGTTATCCGTTTATGGAGGCAATACTCTGCTGCTGTAGGGGAGACCATTGAAATGGTGCTGGTGGATTCTAAG GGAGATATGATTCATGGAACCGTGAAGAAGGAACTGGTCACCCAGTTTGAGTCTGCCCTCCGTGAAAATGTATCAAAACTGATTGTCAATTTTACCGTCACATACGCATGTGGATCATACCGCACAACCAACCATCCATACCGTATTGTGTTCCTCCCGACAACAAGGTTAAGACCCTGTGATGTTTTGCCAACCAACTTGAATGGTTTCAAACCAGTCAGTTATGGATCTATCATGGATGGTACTCAAAATGCCGACTACTTGGTTG ATGTCATAGGACAGATTGTTGAAGTCTCTCATCTTGAAGTTCTTTCGGTCAATGGGAAGGATACCCAGAAGTTGTCTTTGGAACTGAGGAACCAAGA TGATGATCGTCTTCCGTTGGTGTTGTGGGGTAAGTTTGCAACTGACGTGGATAACGCCATTCAACTGCGACGTGAAAATCAAAAAGTACTGGTTCTCAGATTCGGGAAGATCAAAGTGTGGAAAG ATGAACGTTCTGTGTCAAATGCTTACAATGTTTCTGATGTTGCTGTTAATCCTAACATGGACGAGGTTGATGAGTTTCTTACACT GTTGCCTAAGGATGACATGGCTTTGGCAATTGTTAGCCCAAAGCATCTTGCCTCTGTTAAAGGTGTTTCTGATAAGGATGATTTTTTCATCCATACCCCTAAGATGACTATTGCTGAGGTGTTGACAGTAAGACAG GTGCAGAAGTGTATTGTGATGTGCACTATAGGTGGGATTGATTCTGATATGGGTTGGTTCTATCTTAGCTGCAAAGTGTGTTCCAAAAAGGTTCTCACTGTCCCCAATGATTCTATTGATGATGGCCTGGACGAAGATCTTTTCAAGCACAATTACTTTTGTGTGAAATGTAACCAGCATAACCCCAAAATCTTGCCAAG GTACAAGATCCATGCTGTGGTCCTTGACAACACAAGCAATACCAAGTTTCTGCTATTTGATAATCTTGCACTCCAGCTCTTACAACAACCATGCATTGAGCTTACTGGACCAAATCCAGATGAG ATGGAAGAACCTTACCTTCTACCTCCACCTATCAACAATTTGGTTGGTAAAACCTTTCTTTTCAAGATTGGTATTGAGCGTGAGAACTATTTATACAAGCACGAAATTTACAAGGTTTTGAAGATCATATCAGACACACAGATGATAACCGAGTTCGTGGGTGCTACTACTCCAACG GGGAGTGACAGCTCCACTGCAATCGAGAACTCCTTGGTTTCTGATGCCCCAGAG GGATCATTGATGCTGCTGGGCTCTTCATCGGAGCAATCTGTATCAAAGAATCGAACACCTGCCAAACGTGTTGGGGCACTGATTACGAATCTGGAGGAAACATTTGATCAGAACTCAGTGACGCGCACGACATGTCCCGTGAAGATCAAGAAAGAAAAGATCGAAGAAAGTGGCTAA